Proteins from a genomic interval of Dermacentor variabilis isolate Ectoservices chromosome 8, ASM5094787v1, whole genome shotgun sequence:
- the Rpn5 gene encoding regulatory particle non-ATPase 5: MSNETFSDAGRLVKMEVDYSKTCDEKIPQCEELAKKGDLKGALDQLLSLEKQARTGGDTHSTSRVLVAIVRLCFESKDWAALSEQVLALTKRRSQMKQSVAKMVQECLTYIDKMPDKETKLAFIDTLRTVTAGKIYVEVERARLTHKLAQMKEAEGNVAEAATLMQELQVETFGSMEKREKVELILEQMRLCLARQDYIRTQIISKKIAPKFFDDTAQQDLKMRYYKLMIELDQHESSYLAICKHYSALYRTESVQKDEAQRKEALRNMLLFLMLSPHDNEQHDLIHRAKLDKNLDELPQYKELLKLFITRELIDWRSMCKAYETELRTTPGTIFAAGDEMGDRRWNDLKSRVVEHNIRVMSQYYTRITLERMSQLLDLSQKGTEEVLSELVVAGRVWAKIDRLAGVVCFSCHKEPNQVLNEWSSNLNSLMALLSKTSHLISKEEMVHRHLHAQTPPATSSSTTAET; this comes from the exons ATGTCGAACGAAACGTTTTCAGATGCCGGCAGGCTGGTTAAGATGGAGGTGGACTACAGTAAAACCTGCGACGAGAAAATTCCTCAGTGCGAGGAGCTTGCCAAA AAAGGTGACCTGAAGGGTGCGCTTGATCAATTGCTGTCCTTGGAGAAGCAGGCGAGAACG GGAGGCGACACGCACTCGACCTCCCGGGTCCTGGTCGCCATCGTACGCCTGTGCTTCGAGAGCAAGGACTGGGCCGCCCTGTCGGAGCAGGTGCTGGCGCTGACCAAGCGGCGCAGCCAGATGAAACAGTCCGTGGCCAAGATGGTGCAGGAGTGTCTCACCTACATCGACAAGATGCCTGACAAGGAGACCAAGCTGGCCTTCATCGACACCCTCCGCACCGTCACGGCCGGAAAG ATCTACGTGGAGGTTGAACGTGCACGGCTGACCCACAAGTTGGCCCAGATGAAGGAGGCAGAAGGCAATGTGGCCGAGGCGGCCACCCTGATGCAGGAGCTGCAGGTCGAGACGTTTGGCTCCATGGAGAAGCGCGAGAAGGTGGAGCTCATCCTGGAGCAGATGCGGCTCTGCCTGGCCCGCCAGGACTACATCCGCACGCAGATCATCAGCAAGAAGATCGCGCCAAAGTTCTTCGATGACACAGCGCAGCAG GACCTGAAGATGCGCTACTACAAGCTGATGATTGAACTGGACCAGCACGAGAGTTCGTACCTAGCCATCTGCAAGCACTACTCGGCCCTGTACCGCACCGAGAGCGTCCAGAAGGACGAGGCCCAGCGCAAGGAG GCGCTGAGGAACATGCTGCTGTTTCTGATGCTGTCGCCACACGACAACGAACAGCACGACCTCATCCACCGTGCCAAGCTGGACAAAAACCTCGACGAGTTGCCACAGTACAA GGAGCTGCTCAAGCTGTTCATTACGCGAGAGCTCATCGACTGGCGCAGCATGTGCAAGGCATACGAGACGGAATTGCGGACGACGCCGGGTACCATCTTTGCCGCCGGCGACGAGATGGGCGACCGCCGTTGGAACGACTTGAAGAGCCGTGTTGTGGAACAT AACATCCGGGTCATGTCCCAGTACTACACACGAATCACGCTGGAGCGCATGTCACAGCTTCTCGACCTGTCCCAAAAG GGCACGGAGGAGGTCCTGTCGGAGCTGGTGGTGGCCGGCCGGGTGTGGGCCAAGATTGACCGCCTGGCGGGCGTGGTTTGCTTCAGCTGCCACAAGGAGCCCAACCAGGTGCTCAACGAGTGGTCGAGCAACCTCAACAGCCTGATGGCGCTGCTCAGCAAGACGAGCCACCTCATCTCCAAGGAGGAGATGGTGCACAGGCACCTGCACGCACAGACACCGCCCGCCACCTCCTCCTCGACGACCGCCGAAACCTGA